A single region of the Gephyromycinifex aptenodytis genome encodes:
- a CDS encoding prephenate dehydrogenase → MSGLRRLRIVGTGLIGTSLGLALRGSDVDVSLADPSPTACTLARDLGAGRLAEQVEPDVDLVLVACPPDVVAQVVAAELTAHPNAVVSDVASVKSAILKELRASGADLSRYIGSHPMAGRERSGAVAGRADLFSGRPWVLVPHESTSARARELVTELVRAVGAVAATMPAREHDAAVAAVSHVPQVAASLVASQLRDLPTEAIGLSGQGVRDVTRIAASDPTLWTQILVGNAAAVAQILRHLREDLDTVLEALSALGEDPDSDAPGARSVLARLIAEGNAGQARIPGKHGAPPTTYATVTVLVPDEPGQLGRLFTDMGQEGINLEDLHIDHAMGRLMGVVELLVRPADADPLRAGLSARGWTLSE, encoded by the coding sequence ATGAGCGGTCTGCGTCGGCTGCGCATCGTCGGCACCGGCCTGATCGGTACCAGCCTCGGGTTGGCGCTGCGCGGCAGCGACGTCGATGTGAGCTTGGCTGACCCTTCGCCGACGGCGTGCACACTGGCGCGTGACCTCGGCGCCGGCCGGCTGGCCGAACAGGTGGAACCGGACGTGGATCTGGTGCTGGTGGCCTGCCCGCCGGATGTCGTGGCGCAGGTGGTGGCGGCCGAACTGACCGCGCACCCGAACGCTGTGGTCAGCGACGTCGCCTCGGTGAAGTCGGCGATCCTGAAGGAACTCCGCGCCAGTGGGGCTGACCTGTCCCGCTACATCGGCTCGCACCCGATGGCCGGGCGAGAGCGCAGCGGTGCCGTGGCCGGGCGCGCCGACCTGTTCAGCGGTCGGCCGTGGGTGCTGGTGCCACATGAGAGCACCTCAGCGCGGGCCCGCGAACTGGTGACCGAGTTGGTGCGCGCCGTCGGAGCGGTCGCAGCAACCATGCCCGCCCGCGAACACGATGCGGCGGTAGCTGCGGTCTCCCATGTGCCGCAGGTGGCTGCGAGCTTGGTGGCCAGCCAGTTGCGCGACCTACCGACCGAGGCGATCGGCTTGTCCGGCCAAGGGGTTCGCGATGTCACCCGCATCGCAGCCAGCGACCCCACGCTGTGGACCCAGATCCTCGTCGGCAACGCCGCAGCAGTCGCGCAGATCCTGCGCCACCTCCGAGAGGACCTCGACACGGTGCTGGAGGCACTCAGTGCCCTCGGTGAGGACCCGGATAGCGATGCTCCCGGCGCGCGCTCCGTGCTGGCCCGGCTCATCGCCGAGGGCAACGCCGGTCAGGCGCGTATCCCCGGCAAGCACGGCGCCCCCCCGACGACGTACGCCACCGTGACGGTGCTGGTACCGGACGAACCTGGCCAGCTCGGTCGGCTGTTCACCGACATGGGCCAAGAGGGGATCAACCTCGAGGACCTGCATATCGATCACGCGATGGGACGGCTGATGGGCGTGGTGGAGCTGCTGGTTCGCCCCGCCGACGCCGACCCGCTGCGGGCGGGCCTGAGCGCACGCGGCTGGACCCTTTCGGAGTAG
- a CDS encoding carbonic anhydrase, translating into MPPSSDLPTPTPAQAWRLLASGNTRFVSDRPRHPHNSMWRRSELRTAQHPFATIFGCSDSRVPPEIIFDRGLGDLFTVRTAGHVLDGAALGTLEYGVSQCGTPLLAVIGHEECGAVAATLKAVSTGNIPTGHIGTLVEAIAPSVASCADAGVTCFGEVMEENIRFTLRQLLAESPVVADAVEAGTLGVVGLSYLLQDGRVRMVDWLGDLGPDPAAQLRQEASPEAAIMAQQAAAAAVERAAVLVTEPVS; encoded by the coding sequence ATGCCCCCGTCGTCCGACCTGCCCACGCCCACTCCCGCGCAGGCGTGGCGGCTGCTCGCCTCCGGCAACACTCGCTTCGTGAGCGACCGTCCCCGCCACCCGCACAACAGCATGTGGCGTCGTAGCGAACTGCGCACCGCCCAGCACCCCTTCGCCACCATCTTCGGATGCTCAGACTCGCGTGTTCCGCCCGAGATCATCTTCGACCGCGGCCTGGGGGATCTGTTCACGGTGCGCACTGCCGGGCATGTGCTCGACGGCGCGGCCCTGGGGACACTGGAGTACGGGGTCTCCCAGTGCGGCACCCCCCTGCTGGCCGTCATCGGGCATGAGGAATGCGGCGCCGTCGCTGCCACCCTCAAGGCGGTATCCACCGGCAACATCCCGACGGGTCACATCGGCACCCTCGTGGAGGCGATCGCGCCCAGCGTGGCTTCGTGCGCCGACGCCGGCGTGACCTGCTTCGGTGAAGTCATGGAAGAGAACATTCGCTTCACCCTGCGCCAGCTGCTGGCGGAATCGCCTGTGGTCGCGGACGCGGTGGAAGCGGGAACGCTCGGCGTCGTCGGACTGTCCTACCTGTTACAGGACGGCCGGGTGCGGATGGTCGACTGGTTGGGTGACCTGGGTCCGGACCCGGCTGCTCAACTGCGCCAGGAAGCCTCGCCTGAAGCGGCCATCATGGCCCAGCAGGCGGCCGCCGCGGCCGTGGAACGCGCCGCGGTGCTCGTCACGGAGCCGGTGAGCTGA
- a CDS encoding pseudouridine synthase: MNERPSRPRQGSGAGGAGRRQGRPPAPGGPARSTRMRPPAKAQARKQPQQSDNYDAHDPDGVRLQKLLASAGVGSRRACEVLITQGRVEVDGHVVRELGVRIDPSRQVVHVDGVRVQLDASRVYFALNKPLGVVSTMDDELGRPCLSDIVGQRSERLFHVGRLDADTDGLLLLTNDGELANRLQHPKYGVPKVYIASVPGPVGRDVGKTLRAGVELEDGTVAVDSFKLLDSAPGKAIVEVVLHEGRKHVVRRLLEAVGHPVLTLTRVQVGPVMLGETKPGRMRPLNSREVELLYAAAEL, translated from the coding sequence ATGAACGAACGACCTTCCCGCCCGCGCCAAGGATCCGGGGCCGGGGGAGCAGGTCGCCGCCAAGGGCGTCCGCCAGCCCCCGGTGGTCCGGCCCGCAGCACCCGAATGCGTCCACCTGCCAAGGCGCAGGCGCGCAAGCAGCCGCAACAGTCAGACAACTACGACGCCCACGACCCGGACGGGGTGCGGTTGCAGAAGCTGCTGGCCTCCGCCGGAGTCGGCAGCCGGCGGGCCTGTGAGGTGCTGATCACCCAGGGCCGCGTCGAGGTGGATGGCCATGTGGTGCGTGAACTGGGGGTCCGCATCGACCCCTCCCGCCAGGTCGTGCATGTTGACGGCGTCCGGGTCCAGCTCGACGCCTCGCGGGTGTACTTCGCCCTGAACAAGCCGCTGGGGGTGGTTTCCACCATGGACGACGAGCTGGGACGCCCCTGCCTGTCCGACATCGTCGGGCAGCGCAGCGAACGGCTTTTCCACGTGGGCCGGCTTGATGCCGACACCGACGGTCTGCTGCTGCTGACCAACGATGGCGAGCTGGCCAACCGACTGCAACACCCCAAGTACGGGGTGCCGAAGGTGTACATCGCCAGCGTGCCGGGACCGGTCGGTCGTGACGTCGGCAAGACGCTACGTGCCGGGGTGGAACTCGAAGACGGCACCGTGGCGGTGGATTCGTTCAAACTGTTGGACTCGGCACCAGGTAAGGCCATCGTCGAGGTCGTGCTGCATGAGGGGCGTAAACACGTCGTCCGCCGACTTCTCGAGGCGGTCGGGCACCCCGTGCTGACGCTGACCCGCGTGCAGGTCGGACCGGTCATGCTGGGCGAGACCAAACCCGGGCGGATGCGTCCTCTCAACAGTCGCGAGGTCGAGCTGCTGTACGCGGCGGCGGAGCTGTGA